The window TTTGTTAATCTTAAAACATCATCATCTCTTATTGGTTTGATAAATTCCTTTGATAATGAAGCAAGTTCCCCTGCAACTTTAAAAAGATCATTTTGAATTTCTTCTAAGATATTTCTAATCTCTTCCAATGTAATATAATGTTTTGCATCCCCTATAAAAGAATTTAATTCATCAATTGTACCATATGATTCAACTCTAATACAATCTTTAGATACCCTTTCCCCAGACCATAAAGAAGTTTCTCCTTTATCTCCTTTTCCTGTTGAAATACTCATAAAAACTCCTATTTTTATAATTTTTAATAAAAAATATATTTGTTTAAAATATAAATAAAATTTTTTTAAAAAAAATAAACTTTTTATTTACTAAATTAACTCCTTTTTTAATTATTTTATTGAAAAATTATAATTGTTTGTTAAAATTAAATTAGATTAAAACTTTATTAATATAAATCTATCATCAAATAATTTCAATAAATTTTCACAATTAAAAAATTTAGGAGTTTGATCTATGGAATTATGGATAATATGGTTGATAATTGCTATAGCATTAATAATTTTTGAGATTTTTACCCCTGGTTTTCTAATTTCAATTTTTTCTATAGGATCCATTGCATCTATGATTTCAGCTTTTTTTATAAAAAATATTTATGTTCAAATTTTAATATTTGCTATTATGAATTTACTTGCCTTTATATTTTTAAGGCCTTTATTTTTAAAAATTGTTTATAAAGAAACAAATCAAAATAAAACAAATACTGATCTTCTTATTGGTAAAAAAGGTAAAGTAATAGAAAAAGTAGACAATATTTCAGGAACTGGGAGGATTAAAATTCAAGGAATAGATTGGAAAGCAATCTCAATAGAAGACAATATTACTTTTGAAATCGATGAAATAGCAGAAGTTGTTAAAGTAGAAGGAGCAAAAGTAATTATTAAAAAAGTATAGTCAAAAAATAACATATTAAGGAGGAAAAATGGGAGTTTTGTCAGGATTTGTAATATTTGTTATAATATTTTTGCTTTTTGTACTTATTATAATAGGTAAATCAATTAGAATTGTTCCTCAAGCTAAAACAATGGTTGTAGAAAGACTTGGAAAATTTCATAGAGTGCTTAATTCAGGATTAAATTTTATTTTTCCAATTATTGATAAACCAAGAGAAATAGAATGGAACTATGTAAAAAAATTACCAAATGGTCAAGTAACAGTAAAAAAGGAACTTATAACACTTATTGACTTAAGAGAAAATGTTTATGATTTTCCAAGACAAAATGTTATTACAAAAGACAATGTTGTTATAGAAATTGATGCAATTATCTATTATCAAATAACAGATCCAAAAAGTGCAGTTTATGAAATTGCTAATTTACCTGATGCAATTGAAAAGCTTGCTAAAACAACCTTAAGAAGCATTATAGGAGAAATGGACTTAGATCAAACTTTATCTTCAAGAGAAGAAATAAATAATAAATTAAGAAGAATACTTGATGAAGCAACTGACAAATGGGGAGTTAAAGTTAATAGAGTTGAAATACAGGATATTAACCCCCCTAAAGATATTAAAGATGCAATGGAAAAACAGATGAGAGCAGAAAGAGACAGAAGAGCTGCTATTTTAACAGCAGAAGGAGAAAAACAGGCAAGAATATTAGAATCTGAAGGTGTTAAGCAAGCATTTATTAATAAAGCAGAAGGTGAAAAACAAGCAAAAATTCTTTCAGCAGAAGGTGAAGCTCAAGCAAAAATAAGAATTGCTGAAGCTGAAGCTTTAGCTATTACAAAAGTTACAGAAGCTATTAAATCTACAAAAGCAGATCCAGCACAATATTTAATAGCCTTAAAATACATAGAAGCTTTAAAAGACATAAGCTCTGGCAAAGAAAATAAAGTTGTATTTTTACCTTTTGAAGCTACTTCTATTTTAAGCTCTATAGGTACAATTAAAGAACTTTTTGAAAGTTATAAAAAATAATTTTAAAAAATTATTTTATTAGAATTAATCATATAAAAATTAATCATAAAAAACTGATAATATTGTTAAGGGGTCAAAAAGATGTTTAAGTTAAATTTTAATTTTCATAAAAAATTTTTA of the Spirochaetota bacterium genome contains:
- a CDS encoding SPFH/Band 7/PHB domain protein, with the protein product MGVLSGFVIFVIIFLLFVLIIIGKSIRIVPQAKTMVVERLGKFHRVLNSGLNFIFPIIDKPREIEWNYVKKLPNGQVTVKKELITLIDLRENVYDFPRQNVITKDNVVIEIDAIIYYQITDPKSAVYEIANLPDAIEKLAKTTLRSIIGEMDLDQTLSSREEINNKLRRILDEATDKWGVKVNRVEIQDINPPKDIKDAMEKQMRAERDRRAAILTAEGEKQARILESEGVKQAFINKAEGEKQAKILSAEGEAQAKIRIAEAEALAITKVTEAIKSTKADPAQYLIALKYIEALKDISSGKENKVVFLPFEATSILSSIGTIKELFESYKK
- a CDS encoding NfeD family protein, with amino-acid sequence MELWIIWLIIAIALIIFEIFTPGFLISIFSIGSIASMISAFFIKNIYVQILIFAIMNLLAFIFLRPLFLKIVYKETNQNKTNTDLLIGKKGKVIEKVDNISGTGRIKIQGIDWKAISIEDNITFEIDEIAEVVKVEGAKVIIKKV
- a CDS encoding cob(I)yrinic acid a,c-diamide adenosyltransferase, translating into MSISTGKGDKGETSLWSGERVSKDCIRVESYGTIDELNSFIGDAKHYITLEEIRNILEEIQNDLFKVAGELASLSKEFIKPIRDDDVLRLTNYVHKYENEIGLKGFVIPGSTVGSAKLDICRTIARRAERLIVKLSKEEKV